GTAGCAACGCGTGACACCCCGTCTGCACCAGGGTGGAGGTCCGTGATACGTCCGTATCGCCAATACAGCGGATGCGAGGGTTCCTTTATTAGGACAAGGTCTCCAACATTCAACTGCTTTCCATCATCAGACCATTTTGTTCGCAGCTGGAGAGTagacaaatattcatttttccaTCTGGTCCAGAAGTACCGGTGGAGATCAGTAACTAAGCGCCAACGCTGCATTTTTGAGAGTGGTACGTTTTCCAAACAAGGGTCCGGAAGAGATGTCGATGGGACCAGCGTTAAAAAATGGCTTGGCGTCAAAGCTTCTAAATCTTTGGGATCATTGCTAAGGGCACACAAAGGCCGTGAATTTAGAGTGGCTTCAATTTTTGTCAACAAAGTGATTAGTTCTTCACTTGTGAGTCTATGGGTTCCAATGGATCGAAAAATTAACGACTTAGTCGACTTTACTCCAGCTTCCCAGAGTCCTCCAAAGTGAGGAGAAGATGGAGGATTGAATAACCAAGTAATTTGGTCCTTGGACAAATGATTTCGTACACTGTGTTGATAGGTTTCTGATGCGATGAAGTTATGTAGCGGGTTTAAAATATTCGCGGCACCAACGAAATTAGTACCACAATCACTATGGATCTCTTTGATCGGTCCACGACGAGCAGCAAAACGAGTGAACGCTAGGAGGAAAGTTTCCGTTGACAGGTCAGAACTGAGCTCGATGTGCAATGCCTTGGTTACGGTACAGACGAATAAACAAATGTAGGCAGAGCTCCTGGATGATGCGCGACCACGGGATCCTTTGATAGATATCGGGCCAGCATAATCAACGCCTGAGATAGCAAATGGTTTTATCTGTTGTACTCTGTATTTAGGAAGAGCAGCCATTTTTGGTTGAACCGTTTGAGGTCTAGTGCGAAAGCATGGAAGACATAATCGCAGCCGGGACCTAATAGCCTGCCTCCCTGACAGTATCCAAAACTCACGCTGTAAATGTGATTGGAGGGTCATGGCTCCTGGATGGCTTAATGCACAATGGTTGTGATCAATTATTAGATCAGTTAAACGATGACGGGACGGCAACAAAGCAGGATGCTTGTGAACGTATGGAATTTCTGCGTTGCGAAGCCGACCGCCCACTCTGAGAACACCAACTGGGTCAATAAACAGGTCTAAACGTCGGAGAGATTTTGAGCAGGGAAGACCGTTTGACAGAGCTGCAATTTCGACGGCAAACGTTTGACGTTGGACTAAGTAGACCAAGGCAGAGAGAGCACGAGTGATCTCTGTCGCATTTATAATGTTGCTAATTGGAGCGTCAGAACGGGGCTTGGAAAAACGAAAACAGTAAGCGATTACGCGAAGGATCTTCTGCAGAGATGACATGCGATTTAACAAATTGATTATCGGAATGTCTACAGTGACGGTGAGCACAGTAGGTACTCGAGCTTCCCTTGAGGGGGGCCCAGTGAAATCTTCAAGTTTGGTTAACAGTAATTTTGGCCATTTGTCTGGAGGACTCAGTAAAAATGATGGACCAGTCCACCACAGTGAGTGGTTGAGGAGCTCGGAAGGAAACAATCCGCGCGATGCGCAATCGACTGGATTCTCCTTCGTGGGAACATGGCGCCAAATTGCAGGTGTGGTTAAATCGTGGATCAGACTGGTTCGATTCGCGATGAATGTGGCCCATCGATGAGGGGAAGACCTAATCCAAACGAGAGCTGTGGTGGAATCAGTCCAGGAGTGGAGTTCGTCAATAGTTATGCGATTAGTGTAGGAGTCAGCAACCAATCGGAGGAGTTTCGAAGCCAATACGGCACCACACAGTTCCAGACGGGGAATTGTGGACCGCTTGAGAGGGGCTACTTTTGACTTTCCTGTTATGAGATGACAATACACTGACGTGACTGTCTCTACACGGAGATATACTGCCGCGGCATAACCTTTTTCAGAGCTATCAGAAAAGGCATGGAGTTGTACAGAAATAGCATGATCATAGGTAATACGACGAGGAATACTAATGGTTTCAATTAGCTGCAGTTCAGACTGATATCGGGCCCATAGGGAGGCAATGTCAGAGGGAACTGGGTCATCCCAGTTGATACCGGAGGTCCACAGCTGTTGCATGACGTGTTTTGTGAAAAAGGTCATGGGTGACAACAGTCCTAACGGATCAAAGACACGAGCAATGTCGGACAGAACAGATCGTTTTGTCGGTTGAGTCATCGATGGCTGAGCTTTAAAGGAAAAAGTGTCAGCAGATGGGTCCCATTTTAACCCTAATACTTTCAAATCAGAGAGTTCGTCACTGTCGAACAAGACTGAGACGGACATTGCACGAGATTCTGGTGGGACCATTTGTAGAAGTTGTACATTGTTGCTGGCCCACTTGCGGAGCTCAAATTGAGCGAGTGCACAAAGGTTTATCAATTGGTCTTGACAGTTGAGAGCGTCTTCTTCTGAGTTTGCACCAGTTAAAATATCGTCGACAAAAGTGTCATTGAGTAAAACGTCAGCGGCCACCGGCCACCTAGCACCGTCCAGTGTAGCAAGATGACGAATAGTTCGCAGAGCTTGAAAAGGTGCTGCTGACGTTCCATACGTAACTGTACAGAGCCGATATTCATCAATTGGAGACGAGGGTGAAAATCTCCACAGGATTCTCAAATAGTCTCGATCTGAAGGTTGAACTAGGATTTGGCGGTACATCTGTTTTATGTCAGCCATAAACAGGTACTTCCAGAGACGAGAGCGGAGCAATACAACTTGAATATCTGGTTGCAACTTTGGACCAGTATACATACTCTCATTCAGAGAGGCTCCGGTTGAAGTACGGGCTGAAGCATTGAATACAACACGCAATTTTGTTGTCTTGCTGTCAGGTTTTATGACACAATGGTGTGGTATATAGTAATTCAGTGGATTGTCGCGTTCAGACACTGGCACAAGTTCCATGTGACCACTTGACAAGTAATCCTGCATAAAGTCTATGTACTGTTTTCGAAGATCAGGTTGTCGACTTAGTCGAAGCTCAAGGGCCTTGTAGCGTTGATGAGCATGAGTCTTAGAATCACCTAACACAGGAGACGGTGTTCGAAACGGAAGTGTAACCATAAAACGACCTGAACTAAGACGAGTAGTGGTTGAGACGTAGATCTCTTCTGCAACTTTGTCATCGGGACTTAAGTGATGAACTACAGGTAGCTCTTCCAACTCCCAAAACTTTCTTAAGGTTGCATCAAGGTTGCTGGATGTTGACACACACATTGTGGCCAGTGAAACAGGGGGAGCTGTGGTGGTCGGCCCAAACAAAACCCAAccgaaaattgtttttaacgcAGTAGGCTCGCCTGCACTACCCGAAATGAGACTGTCGCATAATATGGACGGTAGAATGTCGGCGCCCAACAGCAAGTCTATGTCACCAGGAATGTGATATGACGGATCTGCTAAGGGCAAATGGTGAATATGTGTCCATTGACCAGGTGTGAACGAGATTTGCGGGGTTTTTCCTGTGATCTGTGGTACAATCAAAGCGTCAATACTTAGGCTGGGTGTTTGTTTGCCGTGAGGAGTCACAATGACAACGGATGATCCACAAACAGGAGTAGCAGTAGTGTTAGCAAACGTGGTTATACTCACAGGTGAACGTCGGCGATTGAGCATAAGAATGTCAGCCGATTTGCCCGTGATAAAGCTGGCTTGAGAGCCACTGTCTAATAGGGCTCTAAACGAATGACGATGACCATCGGTACCACAAATGTCCAGAAGCACAGTTGATAATAATACCACTTTCTGGGGGTTATCTTTTACAACTAACGAGACCGTGCGGGTAGGATCACCTGACTGGACCACCATGGAACTACTTGGTGGTGTACTCGTGGCTGGACTTGATTCAAAGTGTAACAAGGTATGGTGAGAACGATTGCACGATTGACACTTGAATTTCGAAGGGCACGCAGCGGACGAGTGTCCACAGCCGAGACAGTTGATGCAGAGACGATGGGTTTTTGCCAGCTGAAAACGATCGTTTGGGCCTTTACTAAGGAACAATTTACATTGTCGAATCGAATGAGGCTTTTTGCAAATTTGGCAGTTACTGATAGCAGGTGACCGATGACCTGATTCAGTGGATAACGCCGCACTGGCGGTCAACACTTTTGGTCCATAAGTGGGACGAGAGTGTGTAGTATATACCTTTTTTGACTGTTTTGGTTGGGAAGTACTAGATTGTAAAGTCGTTGAATAATTTCCTGCACGAGCTTCGGCTGACCGTACATGGCTCCTTAAAAATTCTACAAAGTCACTCGTGGCTGGTTGATGGCGATCTCCAACAGTGAGTTCCCAACGAGAGCGAAGATCATAATCTAGATGATTTTCAAAGATATGAACAAGAATCGGACTCCATTGGCGAGtaacaaaatctaaattatctAGGGCCGCAGTGTGTTCAAGAATGGTCGTGAGAAGAGTTTTTATGGAAGCCGCGTCGTTACAATTGACTGTGTGGGGTGCTAGGAGGGCGTCCAGATGAATTCGAGCCAAATCACGCTTGTTCCCATAACGAGCACGCAACACTTCCCAAGCTTTGTTATAGTTTGCGGACGTCAAAGGGAGATGTGAAACCAACGATAGAGCTTCACCTTGCAGAGAGgtctttaatatttcaaatcgcTCAACATCGGGAAGATCAGGAGCGTGggacaaaattgatttaaagAGATCTTCGAAACCTTGCCATTCAATAAGCACTCCAGAAAACGTAGGAAAGCTCCGTTTGGGCAGTTGATAATGTGACAAATTACTGGAGCCTGTTGTTTGGTTAACTGACAACTGAGCTGAGGATGTATCCATGCCGGGAGATAATGAAATATGATACACATCAGCAAAAGCAGCAAGTTCATAGTACAAATTGTCAAAATCGGCACTGAGGCTTAGACTCTCTTTATTATCTACGACATCCATGGGGGCTAACTTTTTACTAACAGAAGATTCCATGACTTGGAAATCGTCTTCAGCAATTCGACGAATGTCATTTAATTCAGACAGCATCTTAGCTACTTTAGCATGTTTGCCCGCATTAGAACGATCGGCTTTATATTCACCGGCTGCAGCGACAAATGAAGTGATTTTTGCAATTGCACGGACAACCCGTGCTTTTGCCTCTGCATAAGTTACTGAAGGAGGAGTGACCATTTTTTACAACAAGTTACGGAGTTTGTAATTAGAATAAATCAACACAGGGTGTTGATCgtatgaatttattttgaacgCAACTACAGCATTACGGACAGGTAATGACAATTTTTCTCTGTCACTATTTACAAACGACGAATTCAAGCAGAACTTGAGCACCACACTAGTCGC
This genomic window from Metopolophium dirhodum isolate CAU chromosome 1, ASM1992520v1, whole genome shotgun sequence contains:
- the LOC132933450 gene encoding uncharacterized protein LOC132933450; translation: MVTPPSVTYAEAKARVVRAIAKITSFVAAAGEYKADRSNAGKHAKVAKMLSELNDIRRIAEDDFQVMESSVSKKLAPMDVVDNKESLSLSADFDNLYYELAAFADVYHISLSPGMDTSSAQLSVNQTTGSSNLSHYQLPKRSFPTFSGVLIEWQGFEDLFKSILSHAPDLPDVERFEILKTSLQGEALSLVSHLPLTSANYNKAWEVLRARYGNKRDLARIHLDALLAPHTVNCNDAASIKTLLTTILEHTAALDNLDFVTRQWSPILVHIFENHLDYDLRSRWELTVGDRHQPATSDFVEFLRSHVRSAEARAGNYSTTLQSSTSQPKQSKKVYTTHSRPTYGPKVLTASAALSTESGHRSPAISNCQICKKPHSIRQCKLFLSKGPNDRFQLAKTHRLCINCLGCGHSSAACPSKFKCQSCNRSHHTLLHFESSPATSTPPSSSMVVQSGDPTRTVSLVVKDNPQKVVLLSTVLLDICGTDGHRHSFRALLDSGSQASFITGKSADILMLNRRRSPVSITTFANTTATPVCGSSVVIVTPHGKQTPSLSIDALIVPQITGKTPQISFTPGQWTHIHHLPLADPSYHIPGDIDLLLGADILPSILCDSLISGSAGEPTALKTIFGWVLFGPTTTAPPVSLATMCVSTSSNLDATLRKFWELEELPVVHHLSPDDKVAEEIYVSTTTRLSSGRFMVTLPFRTPSPVLGDSKTHAHQRYKALELRLSRQPDLRKQYIDFMQDYLSSGHMELVPVSERDNPLNYYIPHHCVIKPDSKTTKLRVVFNASARTSTGASLNESMYTGPKLQPDIQVVLLRSRLWKYLFMADIKQMYRQILVQPSDRDYLRILWRFSPSSPIDEYRLCTVTYGTSAAPFQALRTIRHLATLDGARWPVAADVLLNDTFVDDILTGANSEEDALNCQDQLINLCALAQFELRKWASNNVQLLQMVPPESRAMSVSVLFDSDELSDLKVLGLKWDPSADTFSFKAQPSMTQPTKRSVLSDIARVFDPLGLLSPMTFFTKHVMQQLWTSGINWDDPVPSDIASLWARYQSELQLIETISIPRRITYDHAISVQLHAFSDSSEKGYAAAVYLRVETVTSVYCHLITGKSKVAPLKRSTIPRLELCGAVLASKLLRLVADSYTNRITIDELHSWTDSTTALVWIRSSPHRWATFIANRTSLIHDLTTPAIWRHVPTKENPVDCASRGLFPSELLNHSLWWTGPSFLLSPPDKWPKLLLTKLEDFTGPPSREARVPTVLTVTVDIPIINLLNRMSSLQKILRVIAYCFRFSKPRSDAPISNIINATEITRALSALVYLVQRQTFAVEIAALSNGLPCSKSLRRLDLFIDPVGVLRVGGRLRNAEIPYVHKHPALLPSRHRLTDLIIDHNHCALSHPGAMTLQSHLQREFWILSGRQAIRSRLRLCLPCFRTRPQTVQPKMAALPKYRVQQIKPFAISGVDYAGPISIKGSRGRASSRSSAYICLFVCTVTKALHIELSSDLSTETFLLAFTRFAARRGPIKEIHSDCGTNFVGAANILNPLHNFIASETYQHSVRNHLSKDQITWLFNPPSSPHFGGLWEAGVKSTKSLIFRSIGTHRLTSEELITLLTKIEATLNSRPLCALSNDPKDLEALTPSHFLTLVPSTSLPDPCLENVPLSKMQRWRLVTDLHRYFWTRWKNEYLSTLQLRTKWSDDGKQLNVGDLVLIKEPSHPLYWRYGRITDLHPGADGVSRVATVHTSSGVLTRPAVKLCPVPSC